From a single Planococcus shenhongbingii genomic region:
- the hslO gene encoding Hsp33 family molecular chaperone HslO, producing MNDYLVKALAYDGQVRAYATRTTETVGEAQRRHYTWPTASAALGRSMTASVMLGAMMKGEEKLTIKINGGGPLGTILVDANAKGEVRGYVSNPQTHFDLNPQGKLDVRRAVGTDGTLSVSKDIGLMQPFVGQVPIVSGELGEDFTHYIVTSEQIPSSVGVGVIVNPDNTIQASGGFIIQVLPGTGEEVITQIEQRLLEIPTISNMVRQGMTPEEILDEVLGSGHVKVLDTMPVQFQCQCSRERIHSAIISLGTEEIKDMIVTDGQAEAQCHFCNENYLFTKENLEDMLETAK from the coding sequence ATGAACGATTATTTAGTGAAAGCTTTGGCTTACGATGGACAAGTGCGCGCTTATGCCACCCGGACAACTGAAACAGTAGGAGAAGCACAGCGCCGACATTACACATGGCCGACTGCTTCAGCAGCTTTGGGCCGTTCCATGACAGCAAGTGTCATGCTGGGTGCCATGATGAAAGGCGAAGAGAAACTGACCATCAAAATCAACGGCGGCGGTCCGCTGGGAACAATTTTAGTGGATGCTAATGCTAAAGGTGAAGTAAGAGGATATGTTTCAAATCCCCAAACTCATTTCGATTTAAACCCCCAAGGAAAATTGGATGTCAGAAGAGCGGTCGGAACCGACGGAACTCTCTCGGTTTCCAAAGACATCGGTTTAATGCAGCCGTTTGTTGGACAAGTACCAATCGTATCGGGTGAACTTGGTGAAGATTTTACTCACTACATTGTAACTTCTGAACAAATACCGTCGTCTGTCGGTGTCGGTGTGATTGTCAATCCGGATAACACTATTCAGGCATCTGGCGGATTTATCATTCAAGTATTGCCGGGTACGGGCGAAGAAGTCATTACTCAAATTGAACAACGGTTATTGGAAATCCCGACGATATCGAATATGGTTCGACAAGGCATGACGCCGGAGGAAATTCTTGATGAAGTACTGGGAAGCGGGCATGTCAAAGTGCTGGACACTATGCCGGTTCAATTCCAATGCCAGTGTTCAAGAGAGCGAATCCATAGTGCAATCATTAGCCTTGGAACAGAAGAAATCAAAGACATGATCGTAACTGATGGCCAAGCTGAAGCGCAATGCCATTTCTGTAATGAAAATTATCTTTTTACAAAAGAAAATTTAGAAGACATGCTTGAAACAGCTAAATAA
- a CDS encoding YsnF/AvaK domain-containing protein, producing MASNNFMGTFDSETEVLRKIEELKSQGISEDHMYVMAHDKDQISMVRGRTDVDYKSAEGGGWMDKFMGFMSGNEPIRQAFNDMGVDGQEADRYYQEVQNGKILLFVDKEIGDSYDSRPRSGSSAYGDPTGNTSRTGIVGAEDTSRYTGEDSGMVGRDGLTVDTNEANDVNFHSGHNLVDADKTSASSRLDDSESAGVGRNAGTGFGLGTGSSVNDVPSPSRDTGDFTATNESRYNDTDRDRLTDRNRTDRGFMDTDRDRTDRDFVGTDRDRMDTDHDRADDTEEDRLRLHEERLQVDKNRVQTGEVNVGKRVVEDKQTIEVPVEREEVYIERRPVNEEVTDDSRISKDAYQEGDDIHIPLTEERVNVTKTDVVSEEIVVGKRKVQDTEVVNETVRREEADIDDDSDLGTDDFDRNRTDRR from the coding sequence ATGGCGAGCAATAACTTTATGGGCACATTCGACAGCGAAACAGAAGTGTTGAGAAAAATCGAAGAACTGAAATCGCAGGGAATATCGGAAGACCACATGTACGTCATGGCTCATGACAAAGATCAGATTTCTATGGTCCGAGGGCGCACGGATGTAGATTATAAATCTGCTGAAGGCGGAGGCTGGATGGATAAGTTTATGGGCTTTATGTCCGGAAATGAACCTATACGCCAAGCTTTTAACGACATGGGTGTTGATGGCCAGGAAGCCGACCGTTACTATCAGGAAGTGCAGAACGGAAAAATCTTGCTGTTTGTTGATAAGGAAATTGGAGATTCTTATGACAGCAGACCAAGAAGCGGCAGTTCCGCATATGGAGATCCTACAGGCAATACCTCAAGAACAGGCATTGTGGGAGCTGAGGATACTTCCCGTTATACGGGAGAAGACTCAGGCATGGTTGGACGCGATGGTTTAACCGTGGATACAAATGAAGCTAACGATGTGAATTTCCATTCAGGCCATAACTTGGTGGATGCTGATAAAACTTCGGCTTCTTCCAGACTTGATGACAGCGAATCGGCTGGAGTCGGCAGAAATGCAGGTACAGGCTTCGGTTTAGGAACGGGCAGTTCGGTAAATGACGTTCCATCTCCAAGCCGGGATACCGGAGATTTTACAGCTACAAATGAAAGCCGGTACAATGACACGGACCGTGATAGACTGACTGACAGAAATCGGACAGACCGCGGCTTTATGGATACTGACCGTGACCGGACGGATCGTGATTTTGTCGGAACCGACCGTGACCGGATGGACACAGACCATGACCGAGCTGATGACACAGAGGAAGACCGTCTTCGTCTTCACGAAGAAAGACTGCAAGTTGACAAAAATCGTGTGCAAACCGGTGAAGTGAATGTCGGCAAGCGTGTGGTTGAAGATAAGCAGACAATTGAAGTGCCGGTTGAGCGGGAAGAAGTATATATTGAACGCCGCCCAGTAAACGAAGAAGTGACAGATGACTCCCGGATAAGCAAAGATGCTTATCAAGAAGGAGATGACATCCACATTCCGTTAACGGAAGAGCGTGTGAATGTCACAAAAACAGATGTAGTAAGCGAAGAAATTGTAGTAGGCAAGCGGAAAGTCCAGGATACGGAAGTCGTCAACGAAACAGTCCGCCGGGAAGAAGCGGATATTGATGATGATTCAGATCTTGGCACTGATGATTTTGATCGCAACCGTACAGACCGGCGCTAG
- a CDS encoding chromate transporter, whose amino-acid sequence MRNKTTKTSSLKANADIFAAFFRVGILGFGGGPSAIPLFHAEAVKKYKWMTEDEFGDTLALGNTMPGPIATKMAGYIGYRVNGVIGSIVALVAVVVPTVLLMILLLGTLQQFKGVEWVNSMSAAVVPVVGVMLGVMTWDFLKKSGQSLGWPRGILFTVIAAILMEGLNLHPVILIVGILLISLLSFKKGGGTA is encoded by the coding sequence ATGCGGAATAAGACGACCAAAACCTCCAGCTTAAAGGCAAATGCCGATATTTTTGCCGCCTTTTTCCGTGTCGGCATTTTAGGATTTGGAGGAGGTCCGTCAGCAATTCCGCTCTTTCATGCAGAGGCTGTGAAGAAATATAAGTGGATGACAGAAGATGAATTCGGGGATACATTGGCGCTTGGCAATACAATGCCCGGACCCATCGCCACTAAAATGGCCGGTTATATCGGGTATCGGGTGAATGGCGTTATTGGCAGTATTGTCGCATTAGTGGCAGTGGTGGTTCCTACCGTCCTGCTGATGATTCTGTTGCTCGGAACTTTGCAGCAATTCAAGGGAGTCGAGTGGGTCAATAGCATGTCAGCGGCAGTTGTGCCGGTGGTCGGGGTAATGCTTGGTGTCATGACTTGGGATTTCCTGAAAAAATCAGGACAGTCGCTGGGTTGGCCACGGGGCATTCTTTTTACAGTGATAGCCGCTATATTAATGGAGGGATTGAACCTTCATCCGGTGATTTTAATCGTTGGAATCCTTTTAATTTCCTTACTGTCGTTTAAGAAAGGGGGAGGGACAGCGTGA
- a CDS encoding DUF896 domain-containing protein: MIASITRINELAKKAREAGLTPAEKVEQQVLREDYLREIRGQIENTVTSLKVLDPLGNDVTPDKVKNEKEMRKQ, from the coding sequence ATGATTGCCAGCATTACACGCATTAATGAATTAGCAAAGAAAGCTCGAGAAGCTGGATTGACGCCAGCTGAAAAAGTAGAGCAGCAAGTATTGCGGGAAGACTATCTGCGGGAAATCCGTGGACAAATCGAGAATACAGTGACGAGCCTTAAAGTGCTCGATCCTTTAGGAAACGACGTTACACCGGACAAAGTAAAAAACGAAAAAGAAATGCGGAAACAATAA
- a CDS encoding alpha/beta hydrolase, whose protein sequence is MKHIFQPGSNPAKPTFLVLHGTGGNENDLLPIAAHIDPEASVLSVRGNVSENGMPRFFKRLSEGVFDMEDLKVRTEELNDFVNKAAKEHGFDRSNVIAIGYSNGANIAANLLFTDADALKGAILHHPMVPNRETALPDLSGVGVFIAAGTNDPICPAEESTDLEQLLKNAGANVKLHWESYGHQLTMPEVEAAKAWYDNL, encoded by the coding sequence ATGAAACATATTTTCCAACCAGGTTCAAATCCAGCTAAACCTACTTTTCTTGTATTGCATGGGACAGGGGGCAATGAAAACGATTTGTTGCCGATTGCTGCACATATTGATCCCGAAGCTTCTGTACTGAGTGTCCGGGGGAATGTTTCTGAAAATGGCATGCCCCGTTTTTTCAAGCGCTTATCAGAAGGTGTCTTCGATATGGAAGATTTGAAAGTCCGTACAGAGGAGCTCAATGACTTCGTAAATAAGGCAGCAAAAGAACATGGTTTTGATCGCAGCAATGTAATTGCTATCGGTTATTCGAACGGAGCAAACATAGCGGCCAATTTATTATTTACTGACGCAGATGCTTTAAAAGGAGCCATTTTACACCATCCGATGGTGCCGAACCGCGAAACGGCATTGCCTGATTTATCAGGTGTGGGCGTCTTTATCGCAGCGGGAACCAACGATCCTATTTGTCCTGCAGAAGAGTCGACTGATTTGGAACAATTGTTAAAGAACGCTGGTGCAAATGTGAAATTGCATTGGGAAAGTTATGGACACCAATTGACGATGCCGGAAGTAGAAGCGGCAAAAGCTTGGTACGATAACCTATAA
- a CDS encoding ATP-dependent helicase, whose product MSNFFERKKKQLGVELNKIQRKAVERTDGPLLLLACPGSGKTTTMIMRIGYLIEEKGVQPHRIKAITFSKASATDMQERYKRFFPKLAPVDFSTIHSLAFQITREYFANSRYVMIEGSESNGLHKKRLLREMYETEVGEPITDDQLDELTSFISFVKNKMTPREQWKKLDAPFEGAIEILKTYEAFKENYDVRLVDFDDMLSLANEALEKDEALLGKYQQRWDYVMTDESQDTSMIQHAIVEKLVARHQNLCVVADDDQSIYTWRAAEPTYLLKFKNVYPTAYVMKMERNYRSSKNIVDAANLFIKTNKKRHDKNMFTKQPEGDPIVIRRLASEEAQLKYVMKELKELSHFGEVAVLYRNNSSSTLLISELNRLGIPFYMKDADNRFFSHWIVEDMLNFMRFSLKPERVDVYAKIASKTNAYWSGSQLKALSRMKPSTVNAFDEINRSITLKDYQINILNEQKKWFEALNHMKPLKVIRTIRGELGYDQMLSSRAEKFGMRMQYLEQILITLEQIAGPLSSMTEFAKRLKELEQVTQNAKAEKTDDMLTLSTFHSSKGLEFERVYMIDLNEGIIPAEEDTEKPDALEEARRLFYVGITRAKKHLELISYDSESRFVDEVRGIIMPEKPAVRPQRATASKTVQVKVPDNPNAVKRDDELLEGVKVRHRVFGTGKIVERDHERLSIQFAKERKDLMIDICLSYKLLEVLD is encoded by the coding sequence ATGAGCAACTTTTTTGAACGCAAGAAAAAACAACTCGGAGTTGAACTAAATAAAATCCAGCGCAAAGCTGTTGAACGCACGGATGGCCCGTTATTGCTTTTGGCATGTCCCGGATCTGGAAAAACGACTACGATGATCATGCGCATCGGTTACTTGATTGAAGAAAAGGGTGTGCAGCCGCACCGCATAAAAGCCATTACATTCAGTAAGGCATCCGCGACTGATATGCAGGAACGCTACAAACGCTTTTTTCCGAAGCTGGCACCGGTTGATTTCTCGACCATCCACAGCTTGGCTTTTCAAATCACACGGGAGTATTTTGCCAATTCCCGCTACGTGATGATTGAAGGAAGCGAATCCAACGGTCTTCATAAAAAGCGGCTGTTGCGTGAAATGTATGAAACAGAGGTCGGGGAACCAATTACCGATGACCAGCTGGATGAGTTGACATCATTCATCAGTTTCGTGAAAAACAAAATGACTCCTCGAGAACAATGGAAAAAACTGGATGCTCCTTTTGAAGGGGCAATTGAAATATTAAAGACGTATGAAGCATTTAAAGAAAACTATGACGTTAGGTTAGTTGATTTTGACGATATGCTGTCGCTTGCCAATGAAGCGCTGGAAAAAGATGAGGCATTGCTTGGGAAGTATCAGCAGCGCTGGGATTACGTCATGACCGATGAAAGCCAGGACACGTCCATGATCCAGCACGCCATCGTTGAAAAATTAGTGGCACGCCACCAGAACCTCTGCGTTGTTGCAGACGATGACCAATCTATTTATACATGGCGTGCCGCGGAGCCGACGTATTTATTGAAATTCAAAAATGTTTACCCAACGGCCTATGTGATGAAAATGGAACGAAATTACCGGTCTTCAAAAAACATTGTAGATGCTGCGAATTTATTTATTAAGACGAATAAAAAACGGCATGACAAAAATATGTTTACAAAACAGCCGGAAGGAGACCCCATCGTTATTCGTCGGCTTGCTTCAGAAGAAGCGCAGTTGAAGTATGTAATGAAAGAATTGAAAGAATTGAGCCATTTTGGAGAAGTGGCCGTCCTTTATCGCAATAACTCGTCTTCGACTTTGCTGATCAGCGAATTGAATCGCCTGGGAATTCCTTTCTATATGAAAGATGCGGATAACCGGTTTTTCTCGCATTGGATTGTAGAAGATATGCTCAATTTTATGCGTTTCAGTTTGAAGCCGGAGCGTGTCGATGTTTACGCGAAAATCGCATCGAAAACCAATGCTTACTGGTCAGGAAGCCAATTAAAAGCGCTGAGCCGGATGAAGCCGTCCACAGTTAATGCTTTTGATGAGATTAACCGCAGCATTACATTAAAGGATTATCAAATCAACATACTGAACGAGCAGAAAAAATGGTTCGAGGCATTAAATCACATGAAGCCGCTAAAAGTCATCCGGACAATTCGCGGAGAACTTGGGTATGACCAGATGCTCTCAAGCCGTGCTGAAAAATTCGGTATGCGGATGCAGTATTTGGAACAAATCCTGATCACGCTTGAACAAATCGCAGGGCCGCTGTCGAGCATGACCGAGTTCGCCAAAAGACTGAAGGAACTGGAGCAAGTCACGCAAAATGCGAAAGCCGAAAAAACAGATGATATGCTGACATTATCAACATTCCATAGCTCCAAAGGATTGGAATTTGAGCGTGTCTATATGATTGATTTAAATGAAGGAATTATTCCCGCTGAGGAAGATACGGAAAAACCGGATGCTTTGGAAGAAGCACGGCGTTTATTTTATGTCGGGATAACACGTGCTAAAAAACATTTGGAATTGATCAGCTATGACAGTGAATCCCGGTTTGTTGATGAAGTAAGGGGCATTATCATGCCAGAAAAACCAGCTGTTCGGCCGCAGCGGGCTACGGCGTCAAAAACAGTCCAAGTAAAGGTGCCGGATAATCCGAACGCAGTAAAAAGAGATGACGAACTGTTAGAAGGAGTCAAAGTGCGCCATCGGGTTTTCGGGACTGGAAAAATTGTGGAACGGGATCATGAACGGCTATCGATTCAATTTGCGAAGGAACGCAAAGACTTAATGATTGATATTTGTTTAAGCTATAAGTTATTAGAAGTGCTGGATTGA
- a CDS encoding RrF2 family transcriptional regulator, whose amino-acid sequence MHMKTGVEQSVYAILLLNMLPDKAVLPGEAISQQLNASPTYFQKLLRKLVNADLIASVPGVKGGFKLKKKPEEICVYDIYLAIEGRQSLYSPSGILGDMLELEQEDACCLLSDLMDEAENAWKSVMKRETIATLAEKMKQQRFLMKTETLQQWIQKKMVA is encoded by the coding sequence ATGCACATGAAGACAGGTGTCGAACAATCGGTTTATGCCATATTGCTATTAAATATGCTGCCCGATAAAGCGGTATTGCCGGGTGAAGCAATCAGCCAGCAATTAAATGCATCCCCTACTTATTTTCAGAAGCTATTAAGAAAATTAGTGAATGCGGATTTGATTGCATCCGTGCCTGGAGTAAAAGGCGGCTTTAAATTAAAGAAAAAACCGGAAGAAATTTGTGTTTATGATATATATCTGGCGATTGAAGGGCGGCAGTCGCTTTATTCGCCAAGTGGAATTTTAGGGGACATGCTGGAGCTGGAGCAAGAAGATGCTTGCTGTCTGCTGTCCGACTTGATGGATGAAGCTGAAAATGCCTGGAAGTCGGTCATGAAACGGGAAACAATAGCCACTTTAGCGGAAAAAATGAAGCAACAGCGTTTCCTAATGAAGACAGAAACGCTCCAACAGTGGATACAGAAAAAGATGGTTGCCTAA
- a CDS encoding glutaminase — MQNNPLIQQQLEAWVQENKGHAILGTTAQYIPALGKVDPSLLGICMVDEDGQYYCAGDTDKEFTLQSISKALTFIALCCHYGLEFVLERVDVEPTGEAFNSIIPFEIHRPNKPFNPFINAGAITISALLPGPTSQKKYEHLLSFLETLVGHPLEMDREVYDSEWKTSHRNRALAYYLKEANFLEIEVEEALDIYIRQCSIKISVKDLALIGLIIAYDGFNPITNVKHFSDEIAQVAKVLMVTCGMYNSSGNFAAHVGIPAKSGVSGGILAAVPPKLHSQTYEFRAGAGIGVYGPAIDVTGNSAAGTMMLRQISKEWDLSIF, encoded by the coding sequence ATGCAAAATAATCCGTTAATCCAACAACAATTGGAAGCATGGGTACAAGAAAACAAAGGACATGCTATTTTAGGGACGACTGCACAGTATATACCGGCACTTGGGAAAGTAGATCCAAGCCTGCTTGGTATTTGTATGGTTGATGAAGATGGCCAGTACTATTGTGCAGGAGACACTGACAAAGAATTTACCCTTCAAAGTATTTCCAAAGCACTGACTTTTATTGCCTTGTGCTGCCATTACGGATTGGAATTTGTTCTTGAACGCGTGGATGTGGAACCGACCGGAGAAGCTTTCAACTCAATTATTCCATTTGAAATACACCGCCCAAACAAGCCATTCAATCCTTTCATCAATGCGGGAGCAATTACGATTTCAGCTTTGCTGCCAGGACCCACAAGTCAAAAGAAGTACGAGCATCTGCTGTCGTTTCTGGAAACCCTCGTGGGCCATCCGCTTGAGATGGACCGTGAAGTCTACGATTCTGAATGGAAGACTTCCCATCGCAACCGTGCACTTGCCTATTATTTAAAAGAAGCTAATTTTTTGGAAATAGAAGTGGAAGAAGCGTTGGATATATATATCCGCCAGTGTTCCATCAAAATCAGTGTAAAAGATTTGGCATTAATCGGATTAATCATCGCCTATGATGGCTTTAATCCCATCACGAATGTGAAACATTTTTCAGATGAAATTGCCCAAGTAGCTAAAGTGCTAATGGTGACATGCGGCATGTACAATTCTTCTGGAAATTTTGCAGCGCATGTCGGCATTCCCGCAAAAAGCGGTGTATCCGGCGGCATCCTGGCCGCCGTTCCGCCTAAGCTCCATTCCCAGACCTATGAATTCAGGGCAGGAGCAGGCATTGGTGTCTATGGCCCTGCCATAGACGTAACCGGAAACAGTGCAGCAGGAACGATGATGCTTCGCCAAATATCGAAAGAATGGGACTTGAGTATCTTTTAA
- a CDS encoding YwbE family protein, producing MDGKKRSDIKPGLEVNIVLKQDQRTGKKTRGIVKDLLTNSASHPHGIKVRLADGQVGRICEILSSDK from the coding sequence ATGGACGGCAAAAAAAGAAGCGATATAAAACCAGGCTTAGAAGTGAATATTGTCTTGAAGCAGGACCAAAGAACGGGCAAGAAAACCCGTGGCATCGTTAAAGATCTTTTAACAAATTCCGCTTCGCATCCCCATGGCATTAAAGTGAGGCTTGCGGATGGCCAAGTAGGGCGCATTTGCGAAATTCTGAGCTCGGATAAATAA
- a CDS encoding MDR family MFS transporter: MRIRDWDRSLKVRLVGEFFMNTSYWMVFPFLAIYFAEEFGKGMAGLLLVTSQVFSVAANLIGGYCADRFGRRTMLVFASIAQGAAFFLFAFANSPWLESPELGFISFTLAGMCSSLYWPASQAMIADVIPEKYRSDVFAIFYTTLNIAVVVGPLVGAVLFFSYRFELLLIVTVISMLLGLVLRLYTNETLSHELKGKWETAEAIGWTGAVAKQFKEYGLIFKDRLFLLFVIAGVLAAQTFMQLDLLIPVYLKETIDVQTIASFWGREWTVTGETSFGFLLSENGLLVALFTVIVTRWMTSFPEKWVFFLSTILYAVAMLLFPMTSWFWMFVGAMAIFTLAELMVVGVQQSFISKLAPEDKRGQYFAAASMRYTIGRMIAPISIPMTAWFGFGWTFAILAALSVVSGFVYLSMFKLFEKRPSH; encoded by the coding sequence ATGAGGATTAGGGATTGGGATCGAAGTTTAAAAGTTCGCCTGGTGGGCGAATTTTTTATGAACACAAGTTATTGGATGGTTTTTCCGTTTTTAGCGATTTACTTTGCCGAAGAATTTGGAAAAGGAATGGCGGGTCTTTTGCTCGTCACCTCTCAAGTTTTTTCAGTTGCTGCTAATTTAATCGGCGGCTATTGCGCAGACCGGTTCGGCCGGCGCACGATGCTCGTTTTTGCGTCAATTGCTCAAGGGGCGGCTTTTTTTCTGTTTGCATTCGCTAACTCCCCGTGGCTGGAGTCGCCTGAACTTGGATTTATCTCTTTTACATTGGCGGGCATGTGCAGTTCGCTTTACTGGCCAGCCAGCCAGGCGATGATTGCTGATGTCATCCCGGAGAAATACAGAAGCGATGTATTCGCTATTTTTTATACGACGTTGAATATTGCCGTAGTAGTGGGGCCTTTGGTCGGAGCGGTGCTGTTTTTCTCTTATCGTTTTGAGCTGCTGCTGATTGTTACGGTTATTTCTATGCTGCTTGGCCTCGTTCTTAGGCTCTACACAAACGAGACTTTATCCCATGAATTAAAAGGTAAATGGGAGACAGCAGAAGCAATCGGCTGGACAGGAGCAGTCGCTAAGCAATTCAAAGAGTACGGGTTGATTTTTAAAGATCGGCTGTTTCTTCTTTTTGTCATTGCGGGAGTGCTGGCAGCACAAACGTTCATGCAATTGGACTTGCTTATTCCTGTATATTTAAAAGAAACCATTGATGTACAGACAATTGCTTCTTTCTGGGGAAGGGAGTGGACGGTTACCGGAGAGACTTCTTTTGGCTTCCTGTTATCTGAAAATGGATTGCTGGTTGCTTTATTTACGGTAATTGTCACTCGCTGGATGACAAGCTTTCCTGAAAAATGGGTCTTTTTCCTATCGACCATTCTATATGCTGTGGCGATGCTTCTGTTCCCGATGACATCGTGGTTCTGGATGTTTGTGGGAGCGATGGCGATTTTCACTTTAGCAGAGCTGATGGTAGTAGGGGTGCAGCAGAGCTTTATCTCGAAACTTGCTCCGGAAGATAAGCGTGGGCAGTATTTTGCGGCAGCAAGCATGCGCTATACAATCGGACGGATGATTGCGCCAATTTCAATTCCCATGACTGCCTGGTTTGGCTTCGGCTGGACGTTTGCCATTTTAGCTGCTTTATCTGTTGTGAGCGGATTTGTTTATCTTTCGATGTTTAAACTGTTTGAAAAAAGGCCTTCCCATTAA
- a CDS encoding chromate transporter, with protein sequence MIYWYIFLAFFIPGILGYGGGPASIPLVEKEVVDRYGWMTTQEFGEVLALGNALPGPIATKMAGYIGYMEGGILGSAIALFASVAPSLILMILMMVTLLKYKDSPKVKNITKLIRPVIAVLLGAMTLQFFMTSIDTSGSVQTIILIVVSYWMLEIKKIHPAFVILLALAYGGISAFL encoded by the coding sequence GTGATTTACTGGTACATTTTTCTGGCATTTTTCATTCCCGGCATATTAGGCTACGGCGGAGGGCCGGCTTCGATTCCGCTTGTTGAAAAAGAAGTGGTTGACCGGTATGGCTGGATGACGACTCAGGAATTCGGGGAAGTGCTGGCGCTCGGGAACGCCCTTCCTGGACCTATTGCGACAAAAATGGCGGGCTATATCGGTTATATGGAAGGCGGGATTCTTGGTTCCGCCATAGCGCTATTTGCCTCTGTCGCCCCTTCCCTTATTTTGATGATCCTTATGATGGTGACGCTATTGAAATACAAAGACTCACCTAAAGTAAAAAACATCACCAAGCTGATCCGTCCTGTGATTGCGGTGCTGCTCGGGGCCATGACTCTTCAGTTTTTCATGACTTCCATTGATACTTCCGGCAGTGTGCAGACAATTATCCTGATTGTTGTTAGTTACTGGATGCTTGAAATAAAAAAAATCCATCCGGCATTCGTTATTTTGCTTGCGCTTGCCTATGGTGGCATCTCGGCGTTTCTATAA